A part of Jiangella alba genomic DNA contains:
- a CDS encoding SigB/SigF/SigG family RNA polymerase sigma factor has translation MQTHVLATTDNHQHQKADRHELTNDLLRRAATSSGRQRQRLIDEVVLLHLKLAESIARRYSGRGIERDDLLQVASLGLVNAAQRYDPDRGRDFVSFAVPTITGEVKRYFRDHGWTVRPPRRVQELHARVTAATAEISQAKGAAPTPAELAEHLDVELEDVLEARASHECFTVASIDYRGTGGEETPLAETLGQDDDGFARAEAVVALAPACRDLKQRDRQILYLRFFKGWTQQEIAKELGVTQMQVSRLLARILTQLRARVGAAAA, from the coding sequence GTGCAGACCCACGTTCTCGCGACGACGGACAACCACCAGCACCAGAAGGCCGACCGTCACGAACTCACCAACGACCTGCTCCGGCGGGCCGCCACGAGTTCCGGCCGGCAGCGTCAGCGCCTCATCGACGAGGTCGTTCTCCTTCACCTGAAGCTGGCCGAGTCGATCGCCCGGCGCTACTCCGGGCGCGGCATCGAGCGCGACGACCTCCTGCAGGTCGCCAGCCTCGGCCTGGTCAACGCCGCGCAGCGGTACGACCCCGACCGCGGCAGGGACTTCGTGTCCTTCGCGGTCCCCACCATCACCGGCGAGGTCAAGCGGTACTTCCGCGACCACGGCTGGACGGTCCGGCCGCCGCGCCGGGTCCAGGAGCTGCACGCCCGGGTCACCGCCGCCACGGCGGAGATCTCACAGGCCAAGGGCGCGGCTCCCACACCGGCCGAGCTGGCCGAGCACCTCGATGTCGAACTGGAGGACGTCTTGGAGGCCCGCGCGTCGCACGAGTGCTTCACGGTGGCCTCCATCGACTACCGCGGCACCGGCGGCGAGGAGACCCCACTGGCCGAGACGCTCGGCCAGGACGACGACGGCTTCGCCCGCGCCGAGGCCGTGGTCGCGCTGGCCCCGGCCTGCCGCGACCTGAAGCAGCGCGACCGCCAGATTCTGTACCTGCGCTTCTTCAAGGGCTGGACCCAGCAGGAGATCGCCAAGGAGCTCGGCGTCACCCAGATGCAGGTGTCGCGGCTGCTGGCCCGCATCCTGACCCAGCTGCGCGCCCGGGTCGGCGCCGCCGCGGCCTAG
- a CDS encoding uracil-DNA glycosylase, translating to MTARPLSELVDPGWARALEPVAPRIAAMGEFLRAELAAGRTYLPSGPNVLRAFTQPFDDVRVLIVGQDPYPTPGHAVGLSFSVAPEVRPLPPSLVNIFQEYAADLGHPAPANGDLTPWTEHGVLLLNRALTVAPRNPGAHRGKGWEEVTEQAIRALVGRGTPFVAILWGRDARNLRPLLGNVPCIESAHPSPMSARNGFFGSRPFSRANELLQGLGAPPVDWKLP from the coding sequence ATGACTGCTCGGCCGCTCTCCGAACTCGTCGATCCCGGCTGGGCGCGCGCCCTCGAACCGGTCGCCCCGCGCATCGCCGCCATGGGCGAGTTCCTGCGCGCCGAGCTGGCCGCCGGCCGCACCTATCTCCCCTCCGGGCCCAACGTCCTGCGCGCGTTCACCCAGCCGTTCGACGACGTCCGGGTGCTCATCGTGGGCCAGGACCCGTACCCGACGCCGGGCCACGCCGTCGGGCTGAGCTTCTCGGTGGCGCCGGAGGTGCGGCCGCTACCGCCGAGCCTCGTCAACATCTTCCAGGAGTACGCCGCCGACCTCGGCCACCCGGCGCCCGCCAACGGCGACCTCACCCCGTGGACCGAGCACGGTGTGCTGCTGCTCAACCGAGCCCTGACGGTGGCGCCGAGAAATCCCGGCGCGCACCGGGGAAAGGGGTGGGAAGAAGTCACCGAGCAAGCCATCCGGGCGCTCGTCGGACGTGGAACGCCTTTCGTGGCCATCCTCTGGGGTCGCGATGCGAGAAATCTCCGGCCACTACTTGGTAACGTTCCATGCATTGAGTCGGCCCACCCGAGCCCCATGTCGGCACGCAACGGTTTCTTCGGCTCACGCCCGTTCAGTAGGGCAAACGAGCTCCTGCAGGGGCTGGGCGCACCGCCCGTCGACTGGAAGCTGCCCTGA
- a CDS encoding helix-turn-helix transcriptional regulator, translating to MGSQGQATAQHDTTDAPSRLPRMRRPAETPAAPRRGPGGARPSPADARLGEAGGRASRSTRLDSLARELHAAGRQGRTSSWLAERLGVSARTVKRDVIALQQSGVPIRASSGPQGGYVIDQSGQRALSLTPDEALAIVVGLQAVPDQPFAAAGASAAAKVLRAVAPDRRADVTAVAERIWIRPGEPEPDHDDAVRSVLADAIRDHRVVLLDHAAGPASASAATDDDAEALTEQVEPLGFAHSHGAWFVLVWSRESDAGRWFQLDHVSAAQPTHETFEPRDVREIFRPVPAAD from the coding sequence ATGGGCAGCCAGGGCCAGGCGACGGCTCAGCACGACACCACCGACGCACCGTCCCGCCTGCCGCGCATGCGCCGGCCGGCCGAGACCCCGGCGGCGCCTCGGCGCGGGCCCGGCGGCGCTCGTCCGTCGCCGGCCGACGCCCGGCTGGGCGAGGCGGGCGGGCGGGCCAGCCGCAGCACCCGGCTCGACAGCCTGGCCCGCGAACTGCACGCGGCCGGCCGCCAGGGCCGCACGTCGTCGTGGCTGGCCGAGCGGCTCGGCGTGTCCGCGCGCACGGTGAAACGCGACGTCATCGCGCTGCAGCAGTCCGGCGTCCCGATCCGCGCGTCCAGCGGGCCGCAGGGCGGCTACGTCATCGACCAGTCCGGGCAGCGGGCCCTCAGCCTCACCCCCGACGAGGCCCTGGCCATCGTCGTCGGGCTGCAGGCGGTGCCCGACCAGCCGTTCGCCGCGGCCGGTGCGTCCGCCGCGGCCAAGGTCCTGCGCGCGGTCGCGCCCGACCGCCGGGCCGACGTCACCGCCGTCGCCGAACGCATCTGGATCCGGCCCGGCGAGCCCGAACCCGACCACGACGACGCCGTCCGCTCCGTCCTCGCCGACGCCATCCGCGACCACCGCGTCGTCCTGCTCGACCACGCCGCCGGGCCCGCGTCCGCGTCCGCCGCCACCGACGACGACGCCGAGGCGCTGACCGAGCAGGTCGAGCCGCTCGGGTTCGCCCACTCGCACGGCGCCTGGTTCGTGCTGGTCTGGAGCCGCGAGTCCGACGCCGGCCGCTGGTTCCAGCTCGACCACGTGTCCGCGGCCCAGCCCACCCACGAGACGTTCGAGCCGCGCGACGTGCGCGAGATCTTCCGCCCCGTCCCCGCTGCTGACTGA
- a CDS encoding LysR family transcriptional regulator: MELRHLEHFVAVAEEGHFTRAAQRLIISQSGLSASIRTLERELGAALFHRNTRQVSLTEAGRALLAESRRTLASVEAAREAVAAVNGLLRGTVRIGAEQCLGAVDVPGLLARFRSAHAGVEVRLDQAGSAALLDGVRTGVLDVAFLPVVAPPPEGVDLIPLGAEGMVVLCRPDHPLAGRGSIGLDRLHGTAFVDFQEEWGARQLADAAFAAAGLDRRVTMEVNDVHTLLDLVGHGLGVALVPEHVTRKRAAQGLDVLQVEDALPRWAVSVALPAAQRRGVAVDRLLGLLRAP; encoded by the coding sequence GTGGAACTGCGGCACTTGGAGCATTTCGTCGCCGTCGCCGAGGAGGGTCACTTCACCCGGGCGGCGCAGCGGCTGATCATCAGCCAGTCCGGGCTGTCGGCGTCCATCCGGACGTTGGAGCGCGAGCTGGGAGCGGCGCTGTTCCACCGCAACACCCGGCAGGTCAGCCTCACCGAGGCGGGCCGTGCGCTGCTGGCGGAGTCGCGCCGCACCTTGGCGTCGGTCGAGGCGGCGCGCGAGGCCGTGGCCGCCGTCAACGGCCTGCTGCGCGGCACGGTGCGCATCGGCGCCGAGCAGTGCCTGGGCGCCGTCGACGTCCCCGGCCTGCTGGCCCGGTTCCGGTCCGCGCACGCCGGCGTGGAGGTGCGCCTCGACCAGGCCGGCTCGGCCGCGCTGCTCGACGGCGTCCGGACCGGCGTCCTCGACGTCGCGTTCCTGCCGGTCGTCGCGCCGCCGCCGGAGGGCGTCGACCTCATCCCGCTCGGCGCCGAGGGCATGGTCGTCCTGTGCCGCCCGGACCACCCCCTGGCCGGGCGCGGCAGCATCGGGCTGGACCGCCTGCACGGCACGGCGTTCGTCGACTTCCAGGAGGAGTGGGGCGCCCGGCAACTGGCCGACGCCGCGTTCGCCGCGGCCGGCCTGGACCGCCGGGTGACCATGGAGGTCAACGACGTCCACACACTGCTCGACCTCGTCGGCCACGGCCTCGGCGTCGCGCTGGTGCCCGAGCACGTCACCCGCAAGCGGGCCGCCCAGGGGCTGGACGTCCTCCAGGTCGAGGACGCCCTGCCGCGCTGGGCGGTCTCCGTCGCGCTGCCGGCCGCCCAGCGTCGCGGGGTCGCCGTCGACCGCCTGCTCGGGCTGCTGCGGGCACCCTAG
- a CDS encoding ATP-binding cassette domain-containing protein, which yields MQHAIEAEGLVKTYGKGAKAVRALSGVGFAVPSGTVFGLLGPNGAGKSTTTKILTTLSTPDSGSAVVAGLDVATQPGRVRHAIGYVPQKPCFDPTATGRENLTLQGHIYGLSRSDIRTRGDQLLERFGLADAAHRVTKTWSGGMQRKLDVALALMHRPRVLFLDEPTTGLDPEARADMWAEISGVTQADGVTVLLTTHYLEEADHLADRLVIIDRGQVVAEGTPEELKGGLDGDTVQVELADPGQQLAARTAIAAVRGVGEVGVDGARLHASVGNGAATLPGLLAALEGAGVPLASVTVARPSLDDVYLRHAGRSFHSADRAGLAATEVAA from the coding sequence ATGCAGCACGCCATCGAGGCCGAGGGTCTGGTCAAGACCTACGGCAAGGGAGCGAAGGCCGTCCGGGCGCTGTCCGGCGTCGGCTTCGCGGTCCCCAGTGGCACCGTGTTCGGACTGCTCGGCCCGAACGGCGCCGGCAAGTCCACCACCACGAAGATCCTCACCACGCTCTCGACGCCCGACAGCGGCAGCGCCGTGGTCGCCGGGCTGGACGTGGCGACGCAACCCGGCCGGGTCCGGCACGCCATCGGCTACGTCCCGCAGAAGCCGTGCTTCGACCCGACCGCCACCGGCCGCGAGAACCTCACGCTGCAGGGCCACATCTACGGCCTCTCGCGCTCGGACATCCGCACCCGCGGCGACCAGCTGCTGGAGCGGTTCGGGCTGGCCGACGCCGCGCACCGCGTCACGAAGACGTGGTCCGGTGGCATGCAGCGCAAGCTCGACGTGGCCCTGGCGCTCATGCACCGGCCGCGGGTGCTGTTCCTCGACGAGCCGACCACCGGCCTGGACCCCGAGGCCCGCGCCGACATGTGGGCCGAGATCTCCGGCGTCACGCAGGCCGACGGCGTCACCGTCCTGCTCACCACCCACTACCTGGAGGAGGCCGACCACCTGGCCGACCGCCTGGTCATCATCGACCGCGGCCAGGTCGTCGCCGAGGGCACGCCGGAGGAGCTGAAGGGCGGCCTCGACGGCGACACCGTCCAGGTCGAGCTGGCCGACCCGGGTCAGCAGCTCGCCGCCCGGACCGCCATCGCCGCCGTCCGCGGCGTCGGTGAGGTCGGCGTCGACGGCGCCCGGCTGCACGCCAGCGTCGGCAACGGCGCTGCGACGCTGCCCGGGCTGCTCGCCGCGCTGGAGGGCGCCGGCGTCCCGCTCGCCTCCGTCACCGTCGCCCGGCCGTCGCTGGACGACGTCTACCTGCGCCACGCCGGCCGGTCCTTCCACAGCGCCGACCGCGCCGGTCTGGCCGCGACGGAGGTGGCGGCATGA
- a CDS encoding aldo/keto reductase, giving the protein MQFRRIGDVQVSAIGLGGMPMSIEGRPDESRSIATIHAALDAGVTFIDTADAYHLHADEVGHNETLIATALASYGGDTSGVLVATKGGHLRPGDGTWSRNGAPDYLKRACDASLKRLGVDAIGLYQFHRPDPYVPYEESVGALRDLLDDGKIRMAGISNANPEQIALADDVLGGRLVSVQNQFSPRFRSSEPELELCDRRGIAFLPWSPLGGISRAGDLGSAHEPFARVAAAHGVSPQQVCLAWMLAKSEHVIPIPGSSRPETIRDSAAAVDLVLSPEELATLG; this is encoded by the coding sequence ATGCAGTTCCGCCGCATCGGCGACGTCCAGGTCAGCGCCATCGGGCTGGGCGGCATGCCCATGTCCATCGAGGGCCGGCCCGACGAGTCCCGCTCGATCGCCACGATCCACGCGGCCCTCGACGCCGGCGTCACGTTCATCGACACCGCCGACGCCTACCACCTGCACGCCGACGAGGTGGGCCACAACGAGACGCTGATCGCCACGGCGCTGGCGAGCTACGGCGGCGACACGTCCGGCGTCCTCGTCGCCACGAAGGGCGGCCACCTGCGCCCCGGCGACGGCACGTGGTCGCGCAACGGCGCACCGGACTATCTGAAGCGGGCCTGCGACGCGTCGCTGAAGCGCCTGGGCGTCGACGCGATCGGCCTCTACCAGTTCCACCGGCCCGACCCCTACGTCCCGTACGAGGAGTCCGTCGGCGCCCTGCGCGACCTGCTCGACGACGGCAAGATCCGCATGGCCGGCATCTCGAACGCCAACCCTGAGCAGATCGCGCTCGCCGACGACGTGCTGGGCGGCCGCCTGGTGTCGGTGCAGAACCAGTTCTCGCCGCGGTTCCGCAGCAGCGAGCCGGAACTGGAGCTGTGCGACCGACGCGGCATCGCGTTCCTGCCGTGGAGCCCGCTCGGCGGCATCTCCCGCGCCGGCGACCTCGGCTCGGCGCACGAGCCGTTCGCCCGCGTGGCCGCCGCGCACGGCGTCAGCCCGCAGCAGGTGTGCCTCGCCTGGATGCTGGCGAAGAGCGAGCACGTGATCCCGATTCCGGGGTCGAGCCGGCCGGAGACGATCCGCGACTCCGCCGCGGCCGTCGACCTCGTGCTCTCGCCGGAGGAGCTGGCCACGCTCGGCTGA
- a CDS encoding serine/threonine-protein kinase, with amino-acid sequence MDARPAELTHIGPYRVVRQLGEGGMGVVYLATAPDGRSVAVKTLRPWLVGGTDGRRRFEREVATLVRVRGARVAEVLDADIAAEPPYIVTRFVDGVPLSAWVSEYGPLAAADLRILARGLLEALEAVHAAGVVHRDIKPGNVLLAEGGPVLIDFGIAHATDDTRLTATGLISGTPGYFAPETVLGRDPTPATDVHAWAATLTYAATGRAPYGGGPDLAVVDRIRRGEHDLTGVEPWLAAVLDAALHPDPARRPDVPALAHAIGTGEPPTITAAPPVAEPPTVAVPPAVDDTARFAPVPPPPLPVTPAPPPYVPPTQVHPPPLPGRDRRPQQQKPSPLAVPPPRPGGESLAPGSWRSRLAIGLGGLLLVFLTAAEPYAGGAVALAVLLTGRIVWRVQRRLFERREARGTQRNDGVVAALAAPWDIVAAAVPCLFQLLVAALGALVVGGALDLLDVGGARTPSIAAAVVGTWLVWRGPGTVRSRHGIRSMLAPLDRSREVAWVVLGALFVAACGAVLVFDSFGGGWWPADFSVDDLTWWGS; translated from the coding sequence GTGGATGCGAGGCCGGCCGAACTCACCCACATCGGCCCGTACCGGGTGGTCCGCCAACTTGGTGAGGGCGGCATGGGGGTCGTGTACTTGGCGACCGCACCTGACGGCCGCTCGGTGGCGGTCAAGACGCTGCGGCCGTGGCTCGTCGGCGGCACCGACGGCCGGCGCCGGTTCGAACGCGAGGTCGCCACGCTGGTCCGGGTGCGCGGCGCGCGCGTCGCCGAGGTGCTCGACGCCGACATCGCGGCCGAGCCGCCGTACATCGTCACCCGGTTCGTCGACGGCGTCCCGCTCAGCGCGTGGGTGTCCGAGTACGGGCCGCTGGCCGCCGCCGACCTGCGCATCCTGGCCCGCGGCCTGCTCGAGGCGCTCGAGGCGGTGCACGCGGCCGGTGTCGTCCACCGCGACATCAAGCCGGGCAACGTGCTGCTGGCCGAGGGCGGGCCGGTGCTGATCGACTTCGGCATCGCGCACGCCACCGACGACACCCGGCTCACCGCGACCGGCCTGATCTCCGGCACCCCCGGCTACTTCGCCCCCGAGACCGTCCTCGGCCGCGACCCGACGCCGGCCACCGACGTGCACGCGTGGGCGGCCACGCTCACCTACGCCGCCACCGGCCGGGCGCCCTACGGCGGCGGCCCCGACCTCGCCGTCGTCGACCGCATCCGGCGCGGCGAGCACGACCTCACCGGCGTCGAGCCGTGGCTGGCGGCGGTGCTCGACGCCGCGCTGCACCCCGATCCCGCCCGCCGGCCCGACGTCCCCGCCCTGGCGCACGCCATCGGCACCGGCGAGCCGCCCACCATCACGGCCGCGCCGCCGGTCGCCGAGCCGCCCACCGTCGCCGTGCCGCCCGCCGTCGACGACACCGCGCGCTTCGCGCCGGTGCCGCCGCCCCCGCTGCCGGTCACGCCCGCGCCGCCCCCGTACGTCCCGCCGACCCAGGTGCACCCGCCGCCGCTGCCGGGCCGCGACCGCCGTCCGCAGCAGCAGAAGCCGTCACCGCTGGCGGTCCCGCCGCCGCGGCCCGGCGGCGAGTCGCTGGCGCCGGGCAGCTGGCGGTCCCGGCTGGCGATCGGCCTGGGCGGACTGCTGCTGGTCTTCCTCACCGCGGCCGAGCCGTACGCCGGTGGCGCCGTCGCCCTCGCCGTTCTGCTGACCGGCCGCATCGTCTGGCGGGTCCAGCGGCGGCTGTTCGAACGGCGCGAGGCGCGCGGCACACAGCGCAACGACGGCGTCGTGGCGGCGCTGGCCGCACCCTGGGACATCGTCGCCGCGGCGGTGCCGTGCCTGTTCCAGCTGCTGGTGGCGGCGCTCGGCGCGCTCGTGGTCGGCGGCGCCCTCGACCTCCTGGACGTCGGCGGCGCGCGCACACCGTCCATCGCGGCCGCCGTCGTCGGCACCTGGCTGGTCTGGCGCGGCCCGGGCACGGTGCGCAGCCGGCACGGCATCAGGTCGATGCTCGCGCCGCTGGACCGGTCTCGTGAGGTGGCGTGGGTGGTGCTCGGTGCGCTGTTCGTCGCGGCCTGCGGCGCGGTGCTGGTGTTCGACTCGTTCGGGGGCGGCTGGTGGCCGGCGGACTTCTCGGTCGACGACCTCACCTGGTGGGGTAGCTGA
- a CDS encoding PadR family transcriptional regulator, translating to MAATRPSNPLALAVLVLLAERPMHPYEMSSTMRERRKEDSIKLNYGSLYSVVESLQKRGLIEAAETVREGRRPERTVYAITESGSQVMVDWMVELLSTPKKEFTQFEAALSLAGALPPDEVIELLGQRLRNLRFQQKAVDAMFEEAKVVGLPRLFMIEAEFSAALLAAETAFVENLLADLRDGSLGGFAMWQRMHELRRDGVPPEEIEAKLSAEFADDLAFGRDEGT from the coding sequence GTGGCCGCGACCCGTCCGTCCAACCCGCTGGCGCTGGCCGTGCTCGTGCTGCTGGCGGAGCGGCCGATGCACCCGTACGAGATGTCCAGCACCATGCGCGAGCGGCGCAAGGAAGACAGCATCAAGCTGAACTACGGCTCGCTGTACTCCGTCGTCGAGTCGCTGCAGAAGCGCGGGCTGATCGAGGCGGCCGAGACGGTGCGCGAGGGCCGGCGGCCGGAGCGGACCGTCTACGCCATCACCGAGTCCGGCAGCCAGGTCATGGTCGACTGGATGGTCGAGCTGCTGAGCACGCCGAAGAAGGAGTTCACCCAGTTCGAGGCCGCGTTGTCGCTGGCCGGCGCGCTGCCGCCGGACGAAGTGATCGAGCTGCTCGGCCAGCGCCTGCGCAACCTGCGCTTCCAGCAGAAGGCGGTCGACGCGATGTTCGAGGAGGCGAAGGTGGTCGGGCTGCCGCGGCTGTTCATGATCGAGGCCGAGTTCTCCGCCGCGCTGCTCGCGGCCGAGACCGCGTTCGTCGAGAACCTGCTGGCCGACCTCCGCGACGGCAGCCTCGGCGGGTTCGCCATGTGGCAGCGCATGCACGAGCTGCGCCGCGACGGCGTGCCGCCGGAGGAGATCGAGGCGAAGCTCAGCGCCGAGTTCGCCGACGACCTCGCGTTCGGCCGCGACGAGGGCACGTAA
- the cutA gene encoding divalent-cation tolerance protein CutA, with protein MSSGQVIVTTTVDDEEAARELAAGVVAARLGACAQLVPVTSVYRWEGEVRTEPEWRVEIKTTAARAEALTAHLREVHPYDLPEVVVTPIVGGSEPYLAWVDAESS; from the coding sequence ATGTCCAGTGGTCAGGTCATCGTCACGACGACGGTCGACGACGAGGAGGCGGCGCGCGAACTGGCCGCCGGTGTCGTCGCGGCGCGGCTCGGGGCCTGCGCGCAGCTCGTCCCCGTCACCAGCGTCTACCGGTGGGAGGGCGAGGTGCGGACGGAGCCCGAGTGGCGGGTCGAGATCAAGACCACGGCGGCCCGTGCGGAGGCGCTGACGGCGCACCTGCGCGAGGTGCATCCGTACGACCTGCCGGAGGTCGTCGTCACGCCCATCGTCGGCGGCAGCGAACCGTACCTGGCCTGGGTCGACGCCGAGTCGAGCTGA
- a CDS encoding cysteine hydrolase family protein: MSRALLVIDVQESFRQRPIWELISDPDIATKAGRLVEHARAQGDLVVWVLHTEPGTGTVFDPERGYVQLLPGLDPRPGEPVLTKSSHNAFTTTALQQLLTERGIREVVISGIRTEQCCETTARLASDLGYRVTFVLDATATNPIEAPDAPPGRGNAEILADPRTLGVDEVMTRTEYVLAGRFATVVRLADVVGEPAAV; this comes from the coding sequence ATGAGCAGAGCGCTACTCGTCATCGACGTCCAGGAGTCGTTCCGGCAGCGGCCGATCTGGGAGCTGATCTCCGACCCCGACATCGCCACCAAGGCGGGCCGGCTGGTCGAGCACGCCCGCGCGCAGGGTGACCTCGTCGTGTGGGTGCTGCACACCGAGCCGGGCACCGGCACCGTCTTCGACCCGGAGCGGGGCTACGTCCAGCTGCTGCCCGGCCTCGACCCGCGGCCCGGCGAGCCGGTGCTGACGAAGTCGTCGCACAACGCGTTCACGACGACCGCGCTGCAGCAGCTGCTGACCGAGCGCGGCATCCGCGAGGTGGTGATCAGCGGCATCCGCACCGAGCAGTGCTGCGAGACGACGGCGCGGCTGGCGTCGGACCTGGGCTACCGGGTGACGTTCGTACTGGACGCGACCGCGACGAACCCGATCGAGGCTCCGGACGCGCCGCCCGGGCGCGGCAACGCCGAGATCCTCGCCGACCCGCGCACGCTGGGCGTCGACGAGGTCATGACGCGGACCGAGTACGTGCTGGCCGGCCGGTTCGCCACCGTCGTGCGGCTCGCCGACGTCGTGGGCGAGCCGGCCGCGGTCTAG
- a CDS encoding cold-shock protein, with amino-acid sequence MAQGTVKWFNAEKGFGFIAQDNGEPDVFVHYSAIQSDGYRTLDENQRVEFEITQGPKGPQADAVRPV; translated from the coding sequence ATGGCACAGGGAACCGTCAAGTGGTTCAACGCCGAGAAGGGCTTCGGCTTCATCGCACAGGACAACGGCGAGCCGGACGTCTTCGTGCACTACTCGGCGATTCAGTCCGACGGCTACCGCACGCTGGACGAGAACCAGCGGGTGGAGTTCGAGATCACCCAGGGCCCGAAGGGCCCGCAGGCTGACGCGGTTCGTCCGGTCTGA
- a CDS encoding peptide chain release factor 3, whose product MPPVSAASPAAASGVAAEAARRRTFAVISHPDAGKSTLTEALALHARVIGEAGAVHGKAGRRGTISDWMTMEQERGISVTSAALQFEYQGHVVNLLDTPGHADFSEDTYRVLAAVDCAVMLLDAAKGLEPQTLKLFDVCRHRGVPVITFVNKWDRPGMHVLELVDELDQRIGLTATPLNWPVGEAGTFHGLLDRDDETMTAFERAPGGARIAEEQVLTAAEAKERHADAWGTALDEVSLLDTLDLETFHAGTSTPLLFGAAVVNVGVRQLLDAVVALAPPPTARPDAEGTPRPVDAPFSGLVFKVQAGMDKAHRDRLAFVRVCSGRFERGAVVTHAATGRPFATKYARTMLGRERETIDIAYPGDIVGLVNANALTVGDTLYADGAPVAFPPMPSFAPEHFVTARTTDTSKAKQFRRGIEQLAEEGVVQILTSNRRGDGSPILAAVGPLQFEVATTRLGQEFGVPVALDSLPYGLARRTDTDGTPLLNAEAGVEVAERRDGALLALFPDKWRLASVQRRHPDVMLEPLVAGAD is encoded by the coding sequence ATGCCCCCTGTCTCCGCCGCGTCGCCGGCTGCTGCCTCCGGCGTCGCCGCCGAGGCGGCGCGGCGCCGGACGTTCGCCGTCATCAGCCATCCCGATGCCGGGAAGTCGACGCTCACCGAGGCGCTGGCGCTGCACGCGCGGGTCATCGGCGAGGCCGGCGCGGTGCACGGCAAGGCGGGCCGGCGCGGCACCATCTCCGACTGGATGACGATGGAGCAGGAGCGCGGCATCTCCGTCACGTCGGCGGCGCTGCAGTTCGAGTACCAGGGCCACGTCGTCAACCTGCTCGACACGCCGGGGCACGCCGACTTCTCCGAGGACACCTACCGGGTGCTGGCCGCCGTCGACTGCGCGGTCATGCTGCTCGACGCCGCCAAGGGGCTCGAGCCGCAGACGCTGAAGCTGTTCGACGTGTGCCGGCACCGCGGCGTCCCGGTCATCACGTTCGTCAACAAGTGGGACCGGCCGGGCATGCACGTCCTCGAGCTGGTCGACGAGCTCGACCAGCGCATCGGGCTGACGGCCACGCCGCTGAACTGGCCGGTCGGCGAGGCCGGCACGTTCCACGGGCTGCTCGACCGCGACGACGAGACCATGACGGCGTTCGAGCGGGCGCCCGGCGGCGCGCGCATCGCCGAAGAGCAGGTGCTCACGGCGGCCGAGGCGAAGGAGCGGCACGCCGACGCCTGGGGCACGGCGCTCGACGAGGTCTCGCTGCTCGACACCCTCGACCTCGAGACGTTCCACGCCGGCACGTCGACGCCGCTGCTGTTCGGCGCCGCCGTGGTGAACGTCGGGGTGCGCCAGTTGCTCGACGCAGTGGTCGCGCTGGCCCCGCCGCCCACCGCCCGGCCCGACGCCGAGGGCACGCCGCGGCCCGTCGACGCGCCGTTCTCGGGGCTGGTGTTCAAGGTGCAGGCCGGCATGGACAAGGCCCACCGCGACCGCCTCGCTTTCGTCCGGGTCTGCTCCGGACGGTTCGAGCGCGGCGCCGTCGTCACGCACGCCGCCACCGGCCGGCCGTTCGCCACCAAGTACGCCCGCACCATGCTCGGCCGCGAGCGCGAGACCATCGACATCGCCTACCCCGGCGACATCGTCGGCCTGGTCAACGCGAACGCCCTGACCGTCGGCGACACCCTGTACGCCGACGGCGCGCCGGTCGCCTTTCCGCCGATGCCGTCGTTCGCGCCCGAGCACTTCGTCACCGCGCGCACCACCGACACCAGCAAGGCCAAGCAGTTCCGCCGGGGCATCGAGCAGCTGGCCGAGGAAGGCGTCGTCCAGATCCTCACCTCGAACCGCCGCGGCGACGGCTCGCCGATCCTGGCCGCAGTCGGGCCGCTGCAGTTCGAGGTCGCCACGACCCGCCTCGGCCAGGAGTTCGGCGTGCCGGTCGCCCTCGACTCCCTCCCCTACGGGCTGGCCCGGCGCACCGACACCGACGGCACGCCGCTGCTGAACGCCGAGGCCGGCGTCGAGGTGGCCGAGCGCCGCGACGGCGCCCTGCTGGCGCTGTTCCCGGACAAGTGGCGGCTGGCGTCCGTGCAGCGCCGGCACCCCGACGTCATGCTCGAACCGCTCGTCGCCGGCGCCGACTGA
- a CDS encoding STAS domain-containing protein, whose product MSNDVAVQARDFGGCTILTVPGDLDAALADEIRWAASAAESRHVVVDLGRAGSVEPLAATVLVGLHQRIHARGGGVCVVTRDLGVRAQLERSAAGPAPRCYTEIGDALEASMSERQAGLARLA is encoded by the coding sequence GTGAGCAACGACGTCGCTGTGCAGGCCCGCGACTTCGGTGGCTGCACGATCCTGACCGTTCCCGGCGATCTCGACGCCGCGCTGGCCGACGAGATCCGGTGGGCCGCCAGTGCCGCCGAGAGCCGTCACGTCGTCGTCGACCTGGGCCGGGCCGGCTCGGTCGAGCCGTTGGCGGCGACGGTGCTGGTCGGGTTGCACCAGCGCATCCACGCGAGAGGCGGCGGCGTCTGCGTCGTCACCCGCGACCTCGGGGTGCGCGCCCAGTTGGAGCGGTCTGCGGCCGGACCCGCGCCCCGCTGCTACACCGAGATCGGCGACGCCCTCGAGGCGTCCATGTCCGAGCGCCAGGCCGGGCTCGCCCGGCTCGCCTGA